Proteins from a genomic interval of Rhipicephalus microplus isolate Deutch F79 chromosome 6, USDA_Rmic, whole genome shotgun sequence:
- the LOC142765293 gene encoding uncharacterized protein LOC142765293, with protein sequence MGTAAVNLSKRQEALGDLPAAPPSGVRHIHPALDLPLVPRHSLSPALGGPQPLHQAGGLYRGAGPEEQTEPVDFSRGGPEGFPPYPPASLHSPPPPTRDHLQPLAGRPPAGSDYADKDRCTPSPSTIPSSPVIVHVL encoded by the exons ATGGGGACAGCAGCGGTGAACCTGTCCAAGAGGCAAGAGGCCCTCGGGGACCTTCCGGCCGCTCCCCCGTCCGGGGTGAGACACATACATCCGGCCCTCGACCTGCCTCTCGTCCCTAGGCACAG TCTGTCCCCGGCGCTGGGTGGCCCCCAGCCGCTCCACCAGGCCGGTGGTCTGTATCGCGGCGCTGGTCCCGAGGAGCAGACGGAGCCCGTGGACTTCTCGAGGGGCGGGCCGGAAGGGTTCCCCCCGTACCCCCCTGCGTCCCTGCACAGTCCCCCTCCTCCGACCAGGGACCACCTCCAGCCCCTCGCCGGGAGGCCCCCCGCCGGCTCCGACTACGCGGACAAGGACAGGTGCACACCCTCCCCCTCCACAATACCCTCCTCTCCCGTAATAGTTCATGTCCTATAG